In a single window of the Streptomyces cinnabarinus genome:
- a CDS encoding RidA family protein, giving the protein MEFVPHNPTEGVYAATDDYVHAMEVRGAGRLLFVAGTMGLDPAGKPGAGLEEQLELIWSNIRVILASADMTVDNIVRLTSYLREPAYAEANAAARTAALGGRRVPTTAIVATTLDNDWLVEVEVTAAG; this is encoded by the coding sequence ATGGAGTTCGTGCCCCACAACCCGACCGAAGGCGTCTACGCGGCCACCGACGACTACGTGCACGCCATGGAGGTGCGTGGCGCTGGACGGCTGTTGTTCGTCGCCGGCACCATGGGGCTCGATCCGGCCGGAAAGCCAGGGGCTGGCCTGGAGGAGCAGCTCGAACTGATCTGGTCAAACATCCGCGTCATCCTCGCCTCGGCCGACATGACCGTCGACAACATCGTGCGCCTGACCAGCTACCTGCGGGAACCTGCCTACGCCGAGGCCAACGCCGCCGCCCGCACGGCTGCACTCGGGGGCAGGCGCGTCCCGACCACCGCGATCGTCGCGACCACGCTGGACAACGACTGGCTCGTCGAAGTCGAGGTCACCGCCGCTGGATGA